AAATACAAGCGGCTCATGAGATTTTAGATGCAATAACAAATCCTAATATTAAAAAGATAGCTGTTGACGATATTCAAGTTGCTGCTCAGGAAACATTAAAATATTCCGAATCTGGAGATATTATTCTGCATATGGGACCACTTATAGCATATGATAGACTAACTACTGTTGATAAAATCATGAAAGGACTTGAAATGGGAAGTAAAAAATATGAATAAAAATAAAACCTTCGGAATAATAGGTGTTTGCGGTGCAAACGGTAATCTGATTGCAAGAATCCTAAAACAAAGAGGATATGATGTTATAGGAACTGATTTATCATTCAAAAAGGATTGCCTGTTTGCAAAATCCCTGGAAGGTTATGATATTGAAGTCTTTTATGGTAAAGCTCCTGAATCATTTTTTAAAAAGGCAGATGTCATTATTCCTCCTGCAAGCTTATCAAAGGATTCTGAAATAATTAAAAATTGTGAAAAACCAATTTTGGAATTAACTGATGTCATTGAGATGATACAACCTGAAAAGCCAGTATTCGGAGTTACCGGAACTAATGGGAAAACAACCTCAACATCACTGCTTAAAAAAATTGCTTATGATAATGGGATAAAGCCATGTGAACATGATCTTGAAGGGATGCAGGGTAATGCAGAATATATCCCAATTCTACAGTCAAGATTAAATGGAGATGTGGCTATTATTGAAGTTGGAACATTTGGGGTTCCTGGAACTGTTGGAAGAATAGTTAATAATACTCAAATGTCTGGAGGCATTATTACAAACATTACTCCAGACCATTTAAATGACCTTGGAAGCTTCATGGATTATGCTAACGTTAAAGGGGAATTCATTAAGGAGCTTGGAATTGGCAAGTTAATTGTCAATGGTCAGGATCCAACCATTGTCGGCCTTTTGAAAAAACTTGATTTTAAAGGGGAGATTATAACCTTTGGAGTTGATGAACTTCCAGATTCAATTGGTATGAAGGAATGCGTTTGCGGACGGGAGATCGCTGTTAAGGAAATCATTTCCGGTTGTGGATATTACTTCTGTCAATGTGGCATAACAACTCCTCAGGTGGACTACATTGCGACCAATGTTGATTTAACTAACAGGACATTCGATTTGCATACTCCAACTGAAAAGTTAACAGTTAAAATGGGTGTTGACGGTCTTCATAATGTTTATAACTTAACTGGAGTCATAATTGCTGCCCATGAATTTTTAAATCTTCCATATGATAAAATATTACCGAGTATTGCTGGTTTCAATGGTGTAAGTGGAAGAATGGAAGAGGTCGGTAAAGTTAAAGGAAAAGATATTTTCGTTGACTATGCACATAATCCTGCAGGGGTAGAAACAGTTTTAAAAGAATTTAAAAAGTTATTCGGTGACTTTACCACTGTCATTACCGTATCTTCTGAGTCAGGTTATGCTGGAGATTTGGATATATTCAATAGTGTTTTAAAATTCTCAAAATTCATTGTTCCGGCTTCTGTAGCTTCACAAAAAATTGCGCTTGAAAAATTAAAGGATAATCCAAAATTAAATGACAGAATCTTTTTAAATCATGTTGATGAGTTTGAAAAAACAGGAACATTGGGAGCTTCCAAACAGGAGGTTAAGGATGGTTTAAGAAAAGCATTGAATTTGGATTGTGAAATGGTAATAGCTATTGGTGAGGCTGCCACCAAATTCAAATCTATTGTTTTTGAATTATGATTCACAAGTTTTAGGAGGAAATCTGATCACTATTGCAGCTTTTCTGGAATGGTGAACACTTCAAAAGTGGAGTTATCGGCTGTTTGATATATTATCTAATTCATTTGCATATATTAATTTTTGTTTCAAATCAATTGGGTCTGTTAATTCTACTTTACCAGCAATTTTTAGTAAGCATCAATACTGTTCAAATGCTCTCTGTTAATATATTAATAATACTTAAAACAATATGTTAATAGAAAAGGGTTTAGGTTTTATTATGGCTAGTTATATTAATCATCCATTATTGAGAAAAGATGCAATTGAATCACGTCTGTATCAACAAATTTTGGCAGGGGATGTATTAAAAAAAGGAAATACTATGGTTGTTGCACCTACAGCATTAGGTAAAACAATTGTGGCTATTTTGGTCGCCGCTGACAGACTAAACAAGGTCAAAAATTCAAAAGTACTAGTTCTAGCCCCTTCAAAACCTTTGGCAATTCAGCATGAGGAAAGTTTTAAAGATTTCATAGCTCTTCCATGTAGCTCAATAACCGGAGCTGTTACAACAGATGAGCGTGTTAAAAAATGGGAAGAGTCAAGAATCATCTGTGCAACTCCACAAACCGTTGAATCAGATTTATTAAACGGCAGGTATGATTTAAGTAATGTTTCATTAATTGTATTTGATGAATGCCATCATGGAATTGGATCTTATTCTTACGTATACTTGGCATCAAGATATATTCAAGAATCTAAATTTAACCTCATTTTGGGATTGACTGCTTCTCCAGGTTCGGATAAATACAAAATCAAAGAGGTATGTGAAAATCTGTATATTCAGAATATTGTTGTTAAAACTGAAGATGACCCTGATGTAAAACCTTACTTTAATCCAGTGGATATTGATTGGGTTAAAATTAAGATGAGCTCTGAGCTATTAAAAATTAAAGAAAATGTTGATAAATCATTAAAAGTAAGACTCAAGGCTCTAAAAAATATGGGCATTATTAAAACGGTTTCTGTTGGTAAAGTTGATATCTTAAAGACAAGAGGGAAAGTTCAAAGTGAAATAGCTCGCTCAACAAATCCTGATAAGGAATTATTTAGGGCAATATCTATTTTAAGTGCTGTAATCAATGTTCAGCATGCTCAGGAACTAATAGAAACTCAGGGAATTCAAACATTTAATAAATATGTTGACCGTTTGCGTAAGAAAAAAACAAAAGCGGCTAAATCTTTAATGTGGGATGATAACTTTTCACATGCTGTCAAACTTGCAAGGGAAGCTGAAAAACATGGTTGGGAACATCCAAAACTACGTGAAATAACTAAAATCCTTAAACAGGAATTAGGTGATGATGGCCAAACTAAACTCAAAACCTCTCGTTTTGAAGATAAAAATGATGAACACGCTTCTAAAATTATTGTATTTACACAGTACCGCGATACACTTGAGATGATACATCAGAAACTTGAAAAAGAAGGGATTAAATCGGTTAAATTCTTTGGTCAAGCATCAAAGGACGGTGAAAAAGGTCTTACTCAAAAACAACAAAAAGCAATTATTAAATCATTTAGAATGGGGGAATATGATGTATTGCTTTCAACAAGTGTAGCTGAAGAGGGTATTGATATTCCTGCCGTTGATTTAGTAGTGCTGTATGAACCAGTACCTTCTGAAGTGCGTATGATACAACGTCGTGGCAGAACCGGCCGTAAAAGAACCGGTCGTGTAAAAATCTTGATTACAGAAGGAACTCGTGATGAAGCTTATTATTGGTCAAGCATTAGAAAAGAAGACAACATGAAAAACCAATTAATTGATCCTGAGGTATTGGAGGAATTAAATGCATCAGCAATTGAGAGAATGGAAAACCAAACTAGTATAAAGGTAATTGACAGGCCTAAAAAAGAAAATGATTTTCCCGTTGTTTATGCTGATTCTCGTGAAGGGAATTCCAAAGTGATTAGGCATTTGACTGAAATGGAACTTAATGTTAAGGTTCGTTCTATGTCTGTTGCTGATTATCAGGTAAGTGATGAGGTAGCTATTGAGAGAAAAACTGCAAAGGATTTTGTCGACTCAATTATTGATAAAAGATTGTTTAAACAAGCTAAAGAATTGGCTGAAGAGTTTAAACATCCAATATTAATCCTTGAAGGTGATGATTTGTATAATGGTATGATCAATCCAAATGCTATTAGGGGATCAATGGCATCAATTGCAATTGATTTTGGAATTAGCATTATTCCTACAAGAAACTCTCAGGATACTGCAGCCATGATAAAAAGAATAGCTGTTCGTGAACAAAATGGGGAGAGAACTCCAATTCAAATTAGGACAGATAGAAAACCAGTTAGTTTAATGGAGCAACAATTGTTTATTATTGAATCCCTGCCTAATATTGGTCCGGTTAATGCTAAAAACTTATTAAAACATTTTGGAACTGTATCAAATATTATGAATGCTTCTGAAAGTGACCTGCAGGAAGTGGAAGGTATAGGTAAAAAAACAGCTAGGGATATTAGAAAAGTCATTGATTCAAAATATCTCTATTTTGAAAATGAAATTAAAGAAAAGAAACTTCTCTAGAAGTTCTCTTTCATATATTCATAACTATTTTCAATGGAATCGTAATCATTTACTTCAATGATGTAGATGCCATTATAATTTTTATCCTCCAATGCACTGACAATATGATTTAAATCAATTGAGCCTTCACCTAATGCAAGGTGAGAGTCATCATCACCAAAATTATCATGGATATGTATGTGTTTAATCGAATCAAAAATCATCTCGTCTGGGGAATGTCCTGCATGGACTGCATGACCAATGTCTAATGTCATATACAGGTCATTGCTTTCAAGAAAATCGGCCAATTCATTAACATTTTCAAAAAGCATACTTTCAAATGCCGGCATGTTCTCAAATGTTGTTAAAATTCCTAAATCCTCACCATATGCTCCAAGTTCAACCATTGACTCTTTAGCATAACTGTCCACTTTATTTTTAAAGTATTTATTTGGTAAATATGATGTAACTCCAGGGTGGACAACAACCGCTTCTGCATTAATTCTATTTGCCAAATCTATAGAGTCTTTGATTTGTCTGACCGAATTTAATCTACTTTGATTTTGCAAGCTAGCAATATTAACATCCATAAATGGTGCATGAATTGTATATTTAAGATTAAAACTTTCAAGCACTTCCCTATCTATTGTTTCTTCTGGGAATTGATGAACTAATTCAGCATAATCGAGTCCTAGATTTTCGATAAATTCCAAAGTATCTTCTAAACTATATTTTATTCCTGCTAATGTTGACGCTCCGATTTTCATATTATCCCTTTTGAATAGCTGTAATTTCCAATCCCATTTCAATTGCATTGATGATGAAATCAGACAATTCTATTCCTCTTTTAATTTTAATTTCTCCCTTTTTAGATGTGGTTGCAGTTAATAGGTACTCTCCGTTAACTTGGATATCAAAATTTTTTCTTCCATTATCTCGTCCAAGTTCTAAAATTAATTGTTTTTTGGTATGGATAATGTCCACTTCGAATGGAGCTTTATTGATTGGTTTGGATTCAATAACTTCAACTCCTAAACTTATTCCAATATTTTCTTCGATTTCGGCAATCCTTTTACCACTTTTGCCAATGATTTTTGGAATGAACTCTTCTGGAATGTAAATGTTCGCCCTTTCGGGAGATATTACTTCAACATCTACTTTGGCTCTTTTAGGTATGAGTTTTTTAACTTTTCTTAAGATTTCCTGTTCTGCTATTTTATCAACAGAGGATTTGTGATTCTCTTCCGGGGAACTGCCATTTACTAAATCCATGTCCATAACAATGGTTTGCTCACCATAGGTATAAATTTCATTTTTAAGCTTGCCTGTTTCAAAATCTCTCACTTCAATAACCGGTCTTGCAAGATCAGCTTCTTTCATACCTGTTGGAACTTTAACGGTCATTTTGGTTTCATAAACACTCCTAATCTCCCCATCTTCAATATAAATGCTTGTATCTACAATTGATGGGATTACGCCAAGCTCAACTCTTGAAGCTATTCGCTGTATCGCGTCTATTGGGCGAGTTGCATGTACAACTCCAATCATTCCAACACCTGCAAGCCTCATATCTGCAAAAATGTTAAAATCACTATTTTTCCTCAGCTCGTCATAAATAGTATAATCTGGCCTTACAAGTAATAATACATCAGCAGTATTTTCCATATTTCCTTCTAGAGGAGCATATTGGGTTATTTCATCAGGTAATTGCAAATCTCTTGGTGATTCCATTGTTTTTACAACTTTATTTAATTTTGATGAGTAATATTTACCAATGGCCTGTACAAATGTTGATTTGCCTGCTCCGGGAGAACCTGAAATAAGTATTCCCTCAGCATTTGTTCTAATTCTCTCTAAAAGTTTATCGGATAGATGATATTCATTTAAATCAATATTTGCTACAGGCCTTACAATTGTAATTTCCAATGCTTCAGAAAAGGAAGGATAAGCTATTGAAATTCTATATTCACGTGACTGGACAACATAGGAACCTTCTTTATCACTTTCAAGATAGGTTTTAGGATCCATTTTTGCTTTATCCAGAATTTCATCAGCAATTTCTTTAAGTTCCCTGTAACTGTAGCGTTTTTCATTAAGTATTTCAAAGTCAACATGTCCGGGGGTTCCCTTTTTAGCCATTGGAACTACATTTTCCTTCAGGTGAATGGACATTGTATTTTCATCAAAGTATTTTTCAATTGAAAGCGGTCTTTCAATGTATTTTTGTTCATAGAAATAAACTGGAATTCCTTGAGATTTTGCAACTTCAGCCTGTACTTTGTCGTTAGTGACAAGTGTTCCCATTTCACTTCTTGCAATATCCCGGATAATGCTATCAATTTCACCACTTTTAGCATATCTAATATCGTAATTGCTTGGCCTTTTTCCTTTAAAGCTAATGGCTATTTCCCCTTCATCCTGCAAGGATTGCAATTTCTGAAGTTCTGCCAATCCTTTTCTGCCTTCAGATCTATTGTTATTTGCCTGATGTTCAAGTTCACAAACTACTGCTTCAGGTACAATAATTTCAGGATAATCTAAGTCATTTTCTTCTATTATTTTACTTATTGCACCTATAATGACCGCACTGGTGTCTGGTATTATGCATTTCATTTTAATACACGTCTTCTGGGTTAACAAGTCTTTCTAAAATTATTTCAACATCCTCTTCCTGCATGTCATCGGTATTGATTGTATTTTCTGTATTTAATTTTCTAAAAAAGCAGGATCTATAACCTTCATGGCATGCTGCACCGGTTTGTGTTATCTTTAAAACAACTGCGTCCATATCGCAGTCAACAAGGATTTCATGTACCTTTTGGAAGTGTCCAGATCTTTCTCCTTTAATCCACAATTGATTCCTTGAGCCACTCCAGTAGTGTGCACGGCCGGTTTCAATGGTTTTTGCTAAAGCTTCTTTATTCATATTGGCAACCATCAATATCTGATTGGTTTTGACATCCTGTGCAATTGCAGTAATGACTTTAACGCCATTAATTTCATGTCTGAAGTTTATATTCATTTTAATCCTCTTTCAAGTAAGTTACAATATTTTCAATATCGACCAATTCCTGTTGGCCAGTAACCATATCCTTAACGGTTACCTTGCCTTTTGAAAGGTCATTTGCACCAACAATAATTATTTTCGGAACTTTAATTTTATCTGCATAATTCATTAACTTCTTAAATTTCTTGGCATTCAAATCAACATCTGTTTTGAGGCCATTTTTCCTCAGGAGTTGTGTGATTTCAAACGCTTTAACGCTAACGTCTTTGGCAATGGGGGCAACGAAAACATCCAAGTGTGAAGGAAGTTCTTCAACTTCAGCCAACTCTTCAATGGCATTCATCAGCCTATCAAAACCAAGTGCAAAACCGGTTGATTCTACTTCCTGACCTCCAAAGACCTTTACAAGGCTGTATGATCCTCCGCCACAGATTTGCTTTTGTGCACCAAGTTCTGGAACATAAATCTCAAATACAATTCCGGTATAGTAATCAAGTCCTCTTGCAACCCCCAGGTTCAAAGTATAATTTTCAACTTGGAAAGCTTCTAAAAGGTCAATTAATTCTTTTAACTCATTCAATGCATCTTGTGACTCTTCATATGGCGCTATTAACTCTTCAACATAGTCAATAATGTATCTGTCCCCAACAAGGTCAAT
This portion of the Methanobrevibacter sp. V74 genome encodes:
- a CDS encoding DEAD/DEAH box helicase gives rise to the protein MASYINHPLLRKDAIESRLYQQILAGDVLKKGNTMVVAPTALGKTIVAILVAADRLNKVKNSKVLVLAPSKPLAIQHEESFKDFIALPCSSITGAVTTDERVKKWEESRIICATPQTVESDLLNGRYDLSNVSLIVFDECHHGIGSYSYVYLASRYIQESKFNLILGLTASPGSDKYKIKEVCENLYIQNIVVKTEDDPDVKPYFNPVDIDWVKIKMSSELLKIKENVDKSLKVRLKALKNMGIIKTVSVGKVDILKTRGKVQSEIARSTNPDKELFRAISILSAVINVQHAQELIETQGIQTFNKYVDRLRKKKTKAAKSLMWDDNFSHAVKLAREAEKHGWEHPKLREITKILKQELGDDGQTKLKTSRFEDKNDEHASKIIVFTQYRDTLEMIHQKLEKEGIKSVKFFGQASKDGEKGLTQKQQKAIIKSFRMGEYDVLLSTSVAEEGIDIPAVDLVVLYEPVPSEVRMIQRRGRTGRKRTGRVKILITEGTRDEAYYWSSIRKEDNMKNQLIDPEVLEELNASAIERMENQTSIKVIDRPKKENDFPVVYADSREGNSKVIRHLTEMELNVKVRSMSVADYQVSDEVAIERKTAKDFVDSIIDKRLFKQAKELAEEFKHPILILEGDDLYNGMINPNAIRGSMASIAIDFGISIIPTRNSQDTAAMIKRIAVREQNGERTPIQIRTDRKPVSLMEQQLFIIESLPNIGPVNAKNLLKHFGTVSNIMNASESDLQEVEGIGKKTARDIRKVIDSKYLYFENEIKEKKLL
- a CDS encoding sugar phosphate isomerase/epimerase, which encodes MKIGASTLAGIKYSLEDTLEFIENLGLDYAELVHQFPEETIDREVLESFNLKYTIHAPFMDVNIASLQNQSRLNSVRQIKDSIDLANRINAEAVVVHPGVTSYLPNKYFKNKVDSYAKESMVELGAYGEDLGILTTFENMPAFESMLFENVNELADFLESNDLYMTLDIGHAVHAGHSPDEMIFDSIKHIHIHDNFGDDDSHLALGEGSIDLNHIVSALEDKNYNGIYIIEVNDYDSIENSYEYMKENF
- the hisI gene encoding phosphoribosyl-AMP cyclohydrolase — its product is MNINFRHEINGVKVITAIAQDVKTNQILMVANMNKEALAKTIETGRAHYWSGSRNQLWIKGERSGHFQKVHEILVDCDMDAVVLKITQTGAACHEGYRSCFFRKLNTENTINTDDMQEEDVEIILERLVNPEDVY
- a CDS encoding Mur ligase family protein, which translates into the protein MNKNKTFGIIGVCGANGNLIARILKQRGYDVIGTDLSFKKDCLFAKSLEGYDIEVFYGKAPESFFKKADVIIPPASLSKDSEIIKNCEKPILELTDVIEMIQPEKPVFGVTGTNGKTTSTSLLKKIAYDNGIKPCEHDLEGMQGNAEYIPILQSRLNGDVAIIEVGTFGVPGTVGRIVNNTQMSGGIITNITPDHLNDLGSFMDYANVKGEFIKELGIGKLIVNGQDPTIVGLLKKLDFKGEIITFGVDELPDSIGMKECVCGREIAVKEIISGCGYYFCQCGITTPQVDYIATNVDLTNRTFDLHTPTEKLTVKMGVDGLHNVYNLTGVIIAAHEFLNLPYDKILPSIAGFNGVSGRMEEVGKVKGKDIFVDYAHNPAGVETVLKEFKKLFGDFTTVITVSSESGYAGDLDIFNSVLKFSKFIVPASVASQKIALEKLKDNPKLNDRIFLNHVDEFEKTGTLGASKQEVKDGLRKALNLDCEMVIAIGEAATKFKSIVFEL
- a CDS encoding PINc/VapC family ATPase — translated: MKCIIPDTSAVIIGAISKIIEENDLDYPEIIVPEAVVCELEHQANNNRSEGRKGLAELQKLQSLQDEGEIAISFKGKRPSNYDIRYAKSGEIDSIIRDIARSEMGTLVTNDKVQAEVAKSQGIPVYFYEQKYIERPLSIEKYFDENTMSIHLKENVVPMAKKGTPGHVDFEILNEKRYSYRELKEIADEILDKAKMDPKTYLESDKEGSYVVQSREYRISIAYPSFSEALEITIVRPVANIDLNEYHLSDKLLERIRTNAEGILISGSPGAGKSTFVQAIGKYYSSKLNKVVKTMESPRDLQLPDEITQYAPLEGNMENTADVLLLVRPDYTIYDELRKNSDFNIFADMRLAGVGMIGVVHATRPIDAIQRIASRVELGVIPSIVDTSIYIEDGEIRSVYETKMTVKVPTGMKEADLARPVIEVRDFETGKLKNEIYTYGEQTIVMDMDLVNGSSPEENHKSSVDKIAEQEILRKVKKLIPKRAKVDVEVISPERANIYIPEEFIPKIIGKSGKRIAEIEENIGISLGVEVIESKPINKAPFEVDIIHTKKQLILELGRDNGRKNFDIQVNGEYLLTATTSKKGEIKIKRGIELSDFIINAIEMGLEITAIQKG